In one window of Aphidius gifuensis isolate YNYX2018 linkage group LG4, ASM1490517v1, whole genome shotgun sequence DNA:
- the LOC122853864 gene encoding venom serine protease 34-like, translating to MLKILAPFTLFLGFIDISDAQYSNCDYQQSVESGRTYYIYNPSYPAFESGTPYSKCRWTFQSDSTSTMKCTVDMQESQKCNLDALSVKIDDNAAHKYCGYGNFTITFAENNQIVVNMNLAKSSKGGKFLCEIIADNKNDCQCGLQNPSRIVGGKETGVNEYPMVAGLVQRKEIICGATIINNVQVVTAAHCLYNQNISDFFVVVGEHNTNSENESNATKVYKIERWDEHPNYDPSKEINDIAVITIDGLIEFNQFVGPVCLPFQHYQDSFAGWGTTSFANAPSSVLQSTEVSVLTNKECTDSFPQIQYTQMCTYARNRDSCQMDSGGPVMWKNPTTKRLVLVGIISSGTDCGGASPGVNTRVGSFIDFIWDQRPLRGYEYCDAE from the exons ATGTTAA AAATATTAGCACCGTTTACTTTGTTTCTGGGTTTCATTGACATTAGTGATGCTCAGTATAGCAACTGTGATTATCAACAATCAGTCGAATCTGGTCGAAcgtattatatatacaatccCAGTTATCCAGCTTTCGAATCTGGTACACCATATTCAAAATGTCGATGGACTTTTCAAAGTGATAGCACCTCAACAATGAAATGTACAGTTGATATGCAAGAG AGTCAAAAGTGTAATTTGGATGCACTGTCTGTGAAAATCGATGATAATGCAGCTCATAAATATTGTGGTTATGGTAATTTCACTATCACTTTTgctgaaaataatcaaattgttgTGAACATGAATTTAGCAAAGTCATCTAAAGgtggaaaatttttatgtgaaaTTATTGCTGATAACAAAAATGACTGTCAATGTGGCTTACAAAATCCt TCAAGAATTGTAGGTGGAAAAGAGACTGGAGTAAATGAGTATCCGATGGTCGCTGGTCTTGttcaaagaaaagaaataatttgtggagctacaattataaataatgttcaaGTAGTTACAGCTGCTCACTGTCTTTACAATCAAAACATATCAGATTTTTTTGTAGTAGTTGGTGAACACAATACAAACTCTG aaaatgAATCCAATGCGACAAaggtttataaaattgaaagatgGGACGAACATCCAAATTATGATCCTAGcaaagaaattaatgatattgcTGTCATTACAATAGATGGTTTGATAGAATTCAATCAATTTGTTGGACCAGTATGTCTGCCATTTCAGCATTACCAAGATTCATTTGCTG gcTGGGGAACAACTTCATTTGCAAATGCTCCATCAAGTGTTTTACAAAGTACAGAAGTCAGTGTGCTAACGAATAAAGAGTGTACTGATAGTTTTCCTCAAATTCAGTATACACAAATGTGCACTTATGCAAGAAACAGGGATTCTTGTCAG atGGACAGTGGAGGTCCAGTTATGTGGAAAAACCCTACAACAAAAAGACTCGTTCTTGTTGGAATAATAAGTTCTGGCACTGATTGTGGAGGTGCAAGTCCCGGAGTAAACACTCGAGTTGGATCATTTATAGATTTCATTTGGGATCAAAGACCTCTACGag gaTATGAGTACTGTGATGCTGAATAG